The genomic interval gcaacacacacactctcttactcacacctatggacgcttttgagtcaccaatccacctaccaatgtgtgtttttggactgtgggaggaaaccggagcacacagaggaaacacctgcagacacagggagaacacaccaaactcctcacagacagtcacccagaggaaacccacgcagacacagggagaacacaccaaactcctcacagacagtcacccagaggaaacccacgcagacacagggagaacacaccacactcctcacagacagtcacccggaggaaacccacgcggacacagggagaacacaccacactcctcacagacagtcacccggagcgggaatcagaCTCACAGTCTCCCGGTCCCTGGACATAACGACATATTGATTATATTAGAAGTGTATTAGTTTCATTAGAAGTAAAGAATTGTGTTCTTCTCTGTTAACAGCAGTATTTTGGAGATCTGTGTGGTTTCATTAAGCTGCAGCTGGTAAAACATCTCGAGAAACGTGTGCTCTTCACACAAAGCATTGGCTCATAATTCTACACCCCGACCTCGTGCTTGATTTTAAGTAGAACAGCTCAGCTTTGTTCTGCTAAGCCGTGAGGGACGGCTGTGTTTAATAAGGCCTGCCGTCGTGGCTCTGTGAATTTAAGGATGCCTCTTTTGATTTAAGGCTCGTCTCTATTGCCCAAGTGACATGTGGTTTATTTCCCCGGAGAACGTCGTTCAAAGACTACAGTTAAACGCAACCTGCTGCTGAGCGTCACGCCTAGATTTAGGCAATCCGCTCTTTATTTCCTCTGAGAGCCTGAGTAAATTTCAGGGGTTACATACTCTCCCTGACCCCAGAGGTCATGCCACTCATGAGCAGACTGGAGAATTACAGCTGTTTAAAAAGCTGCTCATCTAATGAACTAATgacttaaaggggaattccacctatatttataaaattcagcTTAACTTAACGTATGTAAACATTATTCTACTGTTCTATGAATGTAGGGAAAGGTACAGACTGCCTTTTTACCATCGAGGTGACAGGGACCAGGCTatttttaattccattatatatGTTCCATTGTAAGttccattttatatatatatatatataatttattggggaaattttgcatttacattattattattacattaatattCCTTCATCACCTGTAAGCTGGGACGGCATGCTGGttcagcaggtaggtgtcgcagtcacacagcttcagggacctggaggttatgggttcgagtcccactccgggtgactgtctgtgaggagtgtggtgtgttctccctgtgtctgcgtgggtttcctccgggtgactgtctgtgaggagtgtggtgtgttctccctgtgtctgcgtgggtttcctccgggtgactgtgtgtgaggagtgtggtgtgttctccctgtgtctgcgtgggtttcctccgggtgactgtttgtgaggagtgtggtgtgttctccctgtgtctgcgtgggtttcatccgggtgctcccgtttcctcccacagtccaaaaacactgttggtaggtggattgacaagTCAAacatgtccgtaggtgtgtgcgtgtctctctgtgaaggactggcgccccctccagggtgtgttcctgctttgggcccaatgattctgagtaggctcgactcactgtgaccctgaactggataagagcttacagacattcattcattatctgtaattcagcttatccagttcagggtcatggtgggtctggagcctacacagaatcattgggcgtacggcaggaacacatcatggagggggagccagtccttcgcagagcgacacacacctacgggtagatacctgaactggataagcgcttacagataatgaatgaatgtctgtaacccttacccagttcagggttgcagtgggtcaggTATTAATTAATACTTGGAATAAACTAATGTATTCCAagacattttggagcatttctattggtccattcttcatgccTATGAAAATAttagagatacaaggttttgcttCAATGATACATTTGTGGTGAATCTCTCATATTTCTCTacatacaatatttaaaatacattttagacaGAAACCCTCTCAACACTAGctctacaattaaagactgtCACGCAcgtgtggctctgcatactttgtgcTGGTCCTGTGCATTGGAGACCAGAGTGAAAGGAGGCTGACAGAGCAGGTGCTGCATCATTGTCAGTGCTACAGCAAcactgatgtgttagtgtgcattgtatcagtggatcagacatagcgggttaacaaagtatgcagagcaacaggtggactataatcgtagaactacaaagtgctcctgcacAGTCagcagagctgagagaatggacagtgagagcTGTGGTGCATCTGAGGGAGCATTCACAGATATAAATCTCTTCACGTTGGTGGTGATTCGATGGAACcaagcatttcacatcaaactctCAAAATACCAATAGGATCTGCAAAAGATGCCTTTACAAAACAGGGAACTCTTTTGTATCCATTATTATGAAATTGAGCAGAAAATGAGAGAGGATTTGAATGCCACAATAGTTGAGAGCATATTACGCTCACATTGAGTCACAGCAAGCTCTGGATTATTTTTCTGGCACTCTGCGCAAGAGACGTTACGCAATCAATAATAATCTATTACCCTCGTCCAGGGAAAGTAATGACCCCCCTACTGTGTCGGCTAATATTTGTGCTGGTTAAAGTCTCATTCTCATGAAATAAACAGAGCCGTATTTTTCCTGCAGTATACGGGGCCAGAGTCCACGCCCAGCTTTCATCCACATTCACGTTGCTATATTGTAtgtagtctgtttttttttttcctgaaaagtGAATAACCTACCTAAAGGGGACATGTTCTGggtctgtgacctgcttcagTCAAAATACCCCGAGTTCaaagcagtgaggagcaaggagcagaagctctgcttttttagctgttttaacttggttctctttcttctcagtttttacttCTCCGCgctccttgtgtctgttttgttccGTGTcattgtctttgtgctctcacataaatgcacattaagctctgtgtttggagaaattcacagtgagagagaaaataaattaaataaatacacacattatTCTGCACATGCACAGAACAAGTGAGgttttcattataaaacaaataagagcaTTACTTTTAGCACAACGCTGAAAAAGAATTTTAAAATGGTTCAAAAGTGATCTtttgcacatttaaaaccaGAACATTTATTGCTTCACCTGAATACTGCATTGAAAGCACACGCATTCAGTTTCATACAGAGAGATCTTACAATAATATATGGATTCACAAaaaagcagtgaacacacaatgCTCTACAAAAGTCTACTGAAATTTAAAAACTCTAAATATCAAAACAGTACAGCTGCAGTAGAGGCAGACAGCTGTTATTGGGGAGATACCCTGGTGTAGACatgggcctctctctctctctctctctctctcattcacacacacacacacacttagctcATTGGACCAGTGCTCAGTAAACTGGCTCCTGAAAGGAAACTCAAAAAAATAGCAATTAACTGAAATGTCCTTATAAATTATTGTAAGCCAAAAGTagtcagattttttttcccgTTTAGGTGTATGTACCTTTTTTATGAAATGCTCTCCTCCGATACAGTCTACGACTCAGCAACAGCGAGAGATTAAAAggggaggagaaagaaaaacacacggAAGAAAAGGATGTATCTTCTATAAAACAGTGGATCCATATGTAAAACAGCTGACAGGAAACAACGTGGGAGAATAAACCAGAAGAAACTATGGCTTGGGTCTTCTCTTTTGTATTCTAGAGATGTGACAGGTCTTTGGAGAAACTGCATAAGCAAGGTAGAGTAAATCTCCAGTGTCTTGGAGTTTGGGTCTAAGAAActcaaacaacaaaaagaaaaccCTACCAAAGCTGAGAGGAAAGTGTGAGAAATCCCTTCGCTCATGTTCCAATgagaagcagacggaaggaGATAGAGCAACTGTGTTTGTACAGAGCGACTGAAAGCATATAAAAAGGAACCATTCCAGTTTAAAACCTTCAACTCAAGAGTAAAAATCACATATGTACACCAGCATCTGTGTCCATTCGGAGGGCAGGGACACTGGACCAAAAGGCTCATAGTGGAAGGTCAGTAGGCCAAAGTTAACAACCCTCTCCGGACAGCATTTGTTAGTGTGTTTTTCTCAACATCTCCACATACGCTGGTTGTTATGCTACGGAGTCAGCTCTTTTAGAGGCTCTTAGTCCTGCTCCATAGGCTCCTCTGTGTTCTCCGAGTCCAGCTCCCCCGACTCTGCGTCTCCCTCTGTGGGTGAGTCTGCAGCACTGCTGCTGGGGGCCGGGCCGCTGCCCTCACTGCTGCTGGATCCGCTCTCATcgccgctgctgctgctgctgaccgGCTCGTTAGGCTCCTCCACCTCTCTGTGATCGGGGCTGGAGGCTGGAGCTTGCTGCTCAGACTGGTCCATATCGCACGGGTCCTCAGTCGGAGAGCTAGAGCCACATGGAACTTCCCTCTCTGCGGAGGAGGCTTCCTGGTCGTCTATGGGGACACAGTCAGACTGAGTGCTTGTGGGCTCtgcaagagagagaaggaaagcaAATGAGAGATAATCGTTAGACTGAGTTATAATTTACATCGATACAGAGCAGAATGAGACAAGCCTCAGCTCACATCAGTGAGGCGACGTACTAATGTTGGAAGACTAGTTCACAAACCCCAACTCATCCCTAAACATAGTTCACCTGCTCGACAGCCTGATGGTGGAGAGCATCTGTGAcctgttttggtcaaaataccagaaagatgaaacaccacagcagtttttagccattttctccGTCTTCTTTATTCtgcgtttttttttgttttgtttacattttcactCTTTGCTTTTAGTCCTTTGCAatagttgtgtttgttttgctccctTTAACCTCGTCATTGCCATCTCACATGaatgcgggtccagcgctgtgattggagagactcaggtGAGGGGAgtgggacaattctaaagtgtACTTTTTGTTAGGAGCACAACAAAATTAGAACATATCCTTATAAATTTTGCTGCCTCCAAAaaacttgtttcacagtgtgtgggttggtgggctgaAGGTCCCAAAAATTAATCACCACATGCTCTGTGACTTTTTCCATAATATGCCTCCAAAAATATGAACCGGATGTCACTGCCATAGGGAAATGACCCAGGAACACTACCTCATACTACATTTTTCTAAATGATATTCAGCATTAAGATAAATCAGAATGTTTGAAAGATACCTTGGTCTTCACAGCCTGCTGTTGAAGTGGCAGCCTcaccctcttcctcctcctcctcgtgtTCGTCTTCTTTCTCCTGTGTCATGGACGATTCTGACTCGGTTTTCTGAGAACTGGACACACTCTTGGGCAGCACAGGATGATCTGTTTCACTGCTTGGCTCCTCTTCGGCATCGTCCTCATCCTCACCACCATCTTCACTGAACTTCAGCCTCTTCACTTCCTGCTGGTCTTCCTCCATATCTTCTTCCTCATCTGCGTGTTTGTTCTTTAAGGAACCGCTTGGAGAAGCGCTCAAGCCTGTTCCAGACGAGtcactgaaagaaaaataaaataaataaattcctttATAGTAAGGAAAATTCCCTAGAACCCTCAAATGTCAGACCTATACCAAGTTAAGGTTGTCTCTCGGTCTGTGTACAacttgaaataaattaaataggaacagaaaataacattcGTGAAacgttatttatatttttgaacaGTCATTGTGATAGACAACAGACTAGTGTTATTCCAGCAAATATGGCAATAGCTCCATTCAACTGAGCCAATCAAACTGTGTGTTTAATCTGCAAGGCCAACTCACTAGAGAGAGTCGTGAGAGGGAAGACATAGTGGCTTGCTACACAGTAAGGAAAGCTGATGCAGAAAAGTACTACCGCAGGCTATGATACTGTCAGTTCATAAGCGATTTTGTCACTTTGCACATAGGGATTTAGattaaacaataatattaatttaaacacaATATGAAACCATACAGTATTGTAACATTATATGCTAGGCAGCATTGTACTTTGTTGACAGTGCTATTTACCAGCTGTCCACCCGTGTTGGGGCTGTTTACAGCATCTAAGGCTGGCGATAATTTTAAAATCACACTCTCACTTGGATTTTCTAGACAGGTTTTAACACATAACTAACTCTAAACAACTGCACCGATTTCAATTAAGAGTCACCAGTCAGGTTATTTAAAGGTGTCCTCTGCAGGTGAAGCACTACAGTACTTGTAAGAACACTGTTTTAAGTATGTAGATGGCATTCAGAGCACAAGAAAATtaatgaggtcagatactgatgttggatgattagttctaggtcacaaaagccactctaaagcccaatttatacttctgtgcTGAGCCTATGCCGTAGGCTATGCGTTGACATGAACCCTACGCTGTAGCTTGAAGTGCACCTCTCCCGGAATGTAACTACGCACCAGAGACTGCATGAATGGACAGGATGGACATTGTTTATGCAGAACCGAAGGAGTACAAGAATATGAGCTCCTCTCCTCCGCACACAGAGACGCAGACAGCGGCACATTCATACTGAAATATTTCCTCAGACAGCGTGGGcttcagggatgaataaaaattctgaacAAAGGGAAAATACGGAGGTCTCTGGGGGGAAATAAAGAAGCTATACCACATGGGAAAACTTGCTGACTTTGTATTAGTTACTTTtctggcacctcatgtaaaccaTGCTTTGTCCCAAACAAtgacctactccctaaatagtgcactttaaagatttataaaagtaattatactgcaccactacattgtgtacaatgtagtgcagaggaagatgtttgagtttcagccctagtggtgtggttGTAGTTGCAGAGTGACGCAGACCCcaacacagaagtataaacGTACGCAGTGGCGTAGGCTGTGTGTCGAgtcaatgcagaagtataaatcacCCTTAAATCATCCCAACACACCCAGACCCAATCAAGTAGTAGGGTTTTCTAATTAGAAGGGATGTGTGTATACTTCTGGACATAAACAGTAAGAAAAGTGATTTCTAATTTCTCTAAAATGTATGTATCATGTGAGCATGCTTTATACTGAAAATAATTCAAGCACCTCCAACAGTTCTAAGAAACAAATTGTACAGATACATTCAAAGTGTATATAACTGAAGCATACCTAATGAGTTTACTGTGCCCTGCCGCTGTGTTTGACTCTCTGTTTTCTGTGCTGTCTGGCAATCCATTTGTGGCCAGTAAAGAAGAGGCGGAGAGCTTCGGTCTGTTCATCGGTCTGGGGGTTCCTGGCCCGTTCACCTTCCTGaaagacagagcaagagagaaattCATTTTCTCTAACTACTTAATCCTGTTCAGAGTCACTGGGcaccaggcaggaacacaccctggacagggcaccagtcgaTCAGAAGGCAGTACACACTCACCAGCCACTGTTTGCacagtcagtccacctaccaacatgtgtttttggactgtgtgaggaaacgaGAGCagctagaggaaacccacacagacacagggagaacactgcaaACGGTGACCCCCAGTGCTACTTTGCTGCCCTTATGAGCTCATTcagaacacacatttatttattagtttaagCAGAATTATGATAAAGCACCATGTGATCCACTTCAAATGTTTTGGACACAAATGAAAACTTAATGTCTTGAATTTGTCAAATGATTTTGACAAGAATTAACAGAAAACACTACCCTGCAACAGATTTAAAGGGTTAAGTTGACGGTTAAGATGACTTGCCTTTCAGTGAATATGGATGTGTTGCCTGGCAGCATGACTCCATTCATCCTGTTAACCCCACTGCAGCCATTTTTCCTGAAAAAATTAAGGAACATAGTAAGCATCTTTCAGCAGtcaaagacattcactactgcACATGAGCAGAATAAGTAAGCCGTTAATATTCAGAAGCACAGGAGGGGCGTCACTTACTCAGAAGTGGGATACACACAACTGACCACCATCACATTCTGAGGAGAGAGTACAAATATTAAGAGCAAAAACGGTACATGTGTTTCCCAATGGAGGGAAGACTGTAGTTAATAGTGATGCCATATTACTTAGTATCTGAGGATGGGATTGTGTGTGGGAGTAAACCCACCCCAATGCAATTCTGTGTCAAGTCCATTACACCAAAACTAAACCTAGCCCAAAGACTGTGTTCTTACCTTCTCAACCCCTCTTAGAAACTTCTCAGTTCCTGTGTAGTTCCTCTTGGGGTCCGTGAGCAGCTCGCACAAACGTTGGATTGTGAATGGAATTCTGAAAGTGTGCATGAGGAGGGGGGGGGAATAGTTATTTCTGACACTGTATAACCAACACTCAACACTTAACCATTACATTTAAGGCATTTAACAAATACAGGAAACCCATTACAGGACTATTCCACGTCTGCCTCCTCCCACACATACTACTGTCAGTAGATGGCGCACTTGCACGGGGTAAGAGACCCTGGCCTTTGTCTCCTTTTTTATACAATCTCTCAGATATTCTACACAACACAGCTTCAAAACCAGGTCATATGCTTCATTACTACAGGTCTATTCACCCATTGTATCCATTGACTATCTTCAGTATCCTCTCCTTCATCTCCTCAAATGGTACAGACTCCACGTTAGGGTTTGCTGGTCCTCTCTGCTCCGGGGCTGAGGCTCGAAAGTCCTCCATTACCTTCTCAAGTTTGAACAGAAAGTAGCTTTTAAACTGTGACCATGAAATCCTGcagagaagaaaacaaacaaactatcATTTATAACTTTTAGATAAATTATAACTGCCATCTACACTGGTGTAAATAAGctgtggtgtttctgatcaTCTGAACGTGTGGCTCAGTGACGCTGAGTAAGTGGGAGGGCTATGGAATGATATTTATTGTTTTCAGGATGGGGTAAGCATTTAAGATTGTGGGTGTCATCAGTGCTGGACATGTTGAGGATGTCTGAGGAGATGAGCCTCAAGGCAGAACTATggattatttaaaggaacactacaattgcagtttcaaaatcattttgatgctccactgacctgtaataggggggaaggggagagaaaaaaaatgttgttgtggttactccaggctcagcactgcagaaacagcactatgtaacttttagaggagtgTAGGAAACCACAACCCCTCCCTGCCACATGATTTTAGAACAATGctctaaaagtgaattacattctgcagcCTCTGAGGAAGCCCAGGAGCAcaaacaccaaatcttacctagtgttcctttaaaagggTCAAATCTGAAAAGTCAAACACAGATGTTTATACACTTCCTATGAACTGCTTACATTGTTTCTCCAGTCTTCGCAACATGGCACAAAAATTGGTCCAATGCTGGAGAcacttctttttttcctttcttctcaAAATCTGAGGGGAACACAGAAGGCAGCACAGCACTTCAGAcaatattctcaaaggcatctgTGGTGAAGCTGCTTATTTTCATCATAGAACATTTTTACACAATCAACAGAGTCAGGACTTGGTTAGTTATACGGTTATTGTTCCCAGTCGACTGCAAAACCTAAACTGTACACAGTATTTTAATCAATGGGTTAGAAATAAGATGCTGTTTATCAACTGTAAGAAATTCACTTTACTAAAACAATCCGAGCTAGCTATAACATATGAACTAATCAGCCATATGATTACTGCATCTGCCTTcttgtttctccactcactgtccattctctcagctccactggccaaatATTGACACactaattctacaattacagactgtagaccaTCTGCTGTTCTGCATACTTCGTTAATCCtccttcactctgttcttcaatgctgatgatcaccacagagcaggtatgatctgagtggtggatcattttcagggctgcagtgacactgatgtcatGGCGGTGTGTTAGTATGTGCTGTGCAgttaagagtggatcagacacagcagttcatGCTGGTCTTTTTAAAACTCTaggtcactgctggacagaaccaaaaatatccacttACCTAAatgatacctgctctgtgtgggtcctgaccattccAGAACAAGAAGCAGAGCATCAGACTGACTAcggtctgtaactgtagaactataaagtgcacaTATAAAATCAGTTTACaaggagtgtagaaacaagaggtGGTACGTAATGTCATGGCTGATTGTAAATGCGTTTCGAGTGACCATGCGGATTGAACTTCTACAAAATTTCCATATAAACCCGCGATCTCACTGGATTTGTGTCTTTTTTTGTGTGCGATtgtccattcatttcaatgagaCTCACAGTGACGGCTAAATTACGTGTACACTACGTACAGGCGAATACATTTCACCTGCGAAAGTTCATATAAAATTTGACTTTGGTGAACTCTGCCATGCAAATTTGAGTGACAGGTCAATAGAACTGTTGTTCAGGCTGAGAGACCTGTGACACACTACGTAGTCTCTGCTCTGTCTTGGCCAACATTGAAGCAGTGCTGACGGATGTAAATTCAAGACTGGTGATCATAGGCTATACAACACTTTATGTGgattacaaaaaaaacacaaaagtagtGAGCGGTGGCATGTTGCATGATGAGTCGGGAGGTACTTAAATAGTAATAATGTCTTCCTCTGGAGTTGTAGTAGTTTTGATTTAGCTGAGTTGTGAAAATGCTGAAACAAAATGGGGGACAGTTAACACCGCTGATTTCCCTTCACGTTCGCagccagtggttcccaaacaatttctgcagtgcccctgttttgtatatatgtatattggAGCCCccccactcaaacacacacatgcatgtctTTTGCCTCCAAACTATTTTGGGACTATTGTGCTAACAACTTTTCAGGTGCATGATGCTGGGCTGACTTAAGACACACATGAGAAGAGACACTGAAGAGTTCTAGAGTAATAATGCGGTTGGAATTGGGGGTATTTCGGTACTTTGTTGCTGTCAAAGATTAATCAGAAGGTATCTTTTTTCACCCTACAGGTGTGACATGGTCGGATGTGTCCCTAACCTTCTCCAAAAATGATCAGACTATATTCAGGCCACTCCATACACACTTATAGCACTTTTTATTGCATGGTACGTGCTCGGCTCAGCTtcgtttcttttctttttttgattcCAAGCGAGCCGGAAGGgactaaatgtgatgtgtaaaccttgcagagtgctgattgacCAGAGAGGCTTGTTTACATGGCGAAACTCAGACCTCCAGGAAAaactattaatttattcattcattcagtcattcatcgtctgtaagcgcttatccagttcagggatgctgtgggtccggagcctagtctgaaacattgggcgcatggtgagaatacaccctggaggttgcgccagtccttcacagggtgcaacacacacactctatggacactttggagtcaccaatccacctaccaacgtgtgaatttggaccgtgggaggaaactggatctcttggaggaaacccacgccgacacagggagaacacaccaaactcctcacagacccacaacctccaggtccctggagctgtgtgacagagacacaacctgctgctcctcacagatagtcacccagagcgggactcgacccctaaacctccaggcccctgaagctgtgtggctAAGACACTAACTGTTGCTCCACTGTGCCTCCACAAGACAAACTAGCCACTCGTAAAATATCCAAGCTACAGCGATCACATTGTTTCCTAAGACTCACAGCGCCAGCATGTGAAAGTGTGCTGTGGGGTTCAAACACTTCTTGGATGTGTGGACGATGAAAGAATTCAGTGAGAGCCAGACGGAGCAACAAGGGGTGTAAAACTGGGTTCAAAtcaaaaatcaaattaaatttatttacacagcactttttacaactgatgtcacaTGTCAGCTTCACAGTATTCcagtaaacacaaatattataatatGAAACAAAACTCTCCAGTGAGTAAGCCAGAAGCGACAgtagcaaggaaaaactccctcagagctgaggaagacaccttgggaggaaccaaggctcaatGAGTTCagtcccccccccaaaaaaaaaaaaaaacagtaacaaCAACTTCAACAACACTGCTGCTGTAGTTTCCAAATCCTGCACTTGAGACTGGAGACTGTATTTAGCGACATCATAGGCAAATCTCGAGGAGGGGGGCTTTATCGTAGAAAACCAATCAGGGACCAAGCtagtagagtcaagtagagcaggtaccatgcagtggaaagtgCCATTATACTTAATGCTGGCCacttatgatctgatcagcaaggACACATTAATGCCAGATGTGGACGGGGCCCAAGTTAGAAAGAGAAGTTCAATGAAGTAATGTCTGTCCATCgtgtctgtctgtatgtctgtctAAAGCAATGTCTCAGGAAACAAGTAGTATATTCAGAAACACTACAGTCATATAATTATCTGTGAAGGAACATCTACAAACTTTTCTACTATGAACAAGCCTGAATCCCTAGAATGGAGAATTAAACAGAAGAAACACACCGCATTTACTGGAGATAAAACCTGTCCTACTGCTTTGTACACAAATACAATGAAGTTAGAAGTCTTACAGCCtaaaacagctttttaaaatcCAGACACGATACTAGCCAACAAATGAGAACCGAGGTCAATTACTTATCTCCGTCTAAAAAGCACAGTGACAGCTGATCAAATAGAAGGGACAATACATTGAGGATCACTatataattatgttttaaaGAATTGTGTTTACATAAACCCATTAAAACATCGTCAGAAAACTTAATGGAAAATATAAAGTCGAGGGAACATTGTATAAAATAGTCATTATACCGTCTTTTTTAATAAACTCCACTTCTGTTAACGTTACTTTGGTCTATGTAACACTGGCTAACGCTTCCACTGTCCCAAATTGACTGTCGTCTCCCTACGACGTGCACTAGTTAGGTCACTACGTTACCGCTTTGGAACCTATAATAGCATATAAAACACCTTAAAACAATTTACAAGTGATATTGTCGCACTGAGACGCTCCATCTTTAACGGTGTAAACCATGATCTGACTGTAGAAACCACATTTCCCTGCTCGACAACGTTCACTACACAGTGAGCATGGGACGATTTGGAACGCGCCCCAGGCAAGAAGCTAGTGAAACTACACAAGCGCTAAAGGGCAGGTCGCTGTGTAAAGCGACAAGACAACTCCGAGCTACGAAACTCGGCAAAATACGACAAACAAACGGTGGTTAGTTTCATGTTAGATTTTAAAATACAGGCTTTAAACTGAGAAAGAGAAACCGCTGTTTTACTAGCGCCTAGCTAACGTTAGCAGAGCTAGCTCGCTATAAaagcacctctctctctctcgct from Hoplias malabaricus isolate fHopMal1 chromosome 3, fHopMal1.hap1, whole genome shotgun sequence carries:
- the ppp4r2b gene encoding serine/threonine-protein phosphatase 4 regulatory subunit 2-B, which produces METDSLLEALKDFEKKGKKEVSPALDQFLCHVAKTGETMISWSQFKSYFLFKLEKVMEDFRASAPEQRGPANPNVESVPFEEMKERILKIVNGYNGIPFTIQRLCELLTDPKRNYTGTEKFLRGVEKNVMVVSCVYPTSEKNGCSGVNRMNGVMLPGNTSIFTERKVNGPGTPRPMNRPKLSASSLLATNGLPDSTENRESNTAAGHSKLISDSSGTGLSASPSGSLKNKHADEEEDMEEDQQEVKRLKFSEDGGEDEDDAEEEPSSETDHPVLPKSVSSSQKTESESSMTQEKEDEHEEEEEEGEAATSTAGCEDQEPTSTQSDCVPIDDQEASSAEREVPCGSSSPTEDPCDMDQSEQQAPASSPDHREVEEPNEPVSSSSSGDESGSSSSEGSGPAPSSSAADSPTEGDAESGELDSENTEEPMEQD